From the Ignavibacteriales bacterium genome, the window TGTCTTTCCTCATTTTCACTATAAAACGTGTTAATTTATTATTTACAAGCTACAAATATAAATATTAAGGGTAAAATAAACAATTGATTTAGGGATATTATTTAAGCCCGAAATACACCGTATTTACCACACCAACCAGGTTATTTTTCTTATAAATGGGAGAAAAACCATATTTTTGGCATAATTCCGTAAATTCCTCTACTGTGTAAAAATCCTTTATCGACTTAAAAAGATACTCATATGCCTCGGACCGTGAGATCATGTTCCCTACCGTTGGAAGGAGAAATCCGCAGTAAATCTTGTCCAGAGCAGAAACAAATAATCCTCGTTTATTAAAATTCTCAATCACGATAAAATGACCATCCGGTTTCAGAACGCGCTTAATTTCTTCAAGGGCTTTTTCGAGGAACTGGAAATTACGAACACCGAAACCACATGTGATAAGATCGAATGAAGCGTCTTCGAAAGGCATTTTTGTAACGTCGCCGTGCATAATAGTCACGCGCG encodes:
- a CDS encoding ubiquinone/menaquinone biosynthesis methyltransferase, coding for MDKSRTRIEAMFNDIAKKYDFLNHLLTFNMDKRWRKQIAKKITKLGFKHKKILDAASGTGDLTIELLKLNPESIMSVDFSDKMLDIQREKVCDPRVTIMHGDVTKMPFEDASFDLITCGFGVRNFQFLEKALEEIKRVLKPDGHFIVIENFNKRGLFVSALDKIYCGFLLPTVGNMISRSEAYEYLFKSIKDFYTVEEFTELCQKYGFSPIYKKNNLVGVVNTVYFGLK